From a single Leclercia sp. AS011 genomic region:
- a CDS encoding NlpC/P60 family protein yields MRFCFLLVAALFLAGCSSHRAPPPNARLSDSIAVIAGLNDQLHHWSGTPYRYGGMSRGGIDCSGFVLLTFRDQFALQLPRETRQQATIGTEIDKDELLPGDLVFFKTGSGESGLHVGIYDTDNQFIHASTSRGVMRSSLNNVYWRKNFWQARRI; encoded by the coding sequence ATGCGATTCTGTTTTCTTCTTGTGGCCGCGCTATTTCTTGCAGGATGCAGCAGCCATCGCGCACCGCCACCTAACGCGCGGCTGTCTGATTCTATCGCCGTGATTGCAGGGCTCAACGATCAGCTGCATCACTGGAGCGGCACCCCGTATCGCTACGGCGGCATGTCCCGTGGCGGGATTGATTGTTCGGGATTTGTGCTGTTGACCTTCCGCGACCAGTTTGCGTTGCAGCTACCGCGCGAAACGCGTCAGCAGGCGACGATTGGCACCGAAATCGATAAAGATGAGCTGCTCCCGGGCGATCTGGTGTTCTTTAAAACCGGCTCCGGCGAAAGCGGGCTGCACGTCGGGATATACGATACCGATAATCAGTTTATTCATGCCTCCACCAGCCGCGGCGTGATGCGCTCCTCCCTCAATAACGTCTACTGGCGCAAGAATTTCTGGCAGGCCCGACGTATATAA